In a single window of the bacterium genome:
- a CDS encoding 2-oxoacid:acceptor oxidoreductase family protein, which translates to MEDRYEIRLSGSGGQGLITAGVILAEAISVGDNKNAVHTQSYGPEARGGMARCDVIISSKEIYFPEATELDLLLALTQPSANAYANLLKLNGLMIIDADNVKQKPEHPYIEVPFVEIVREKLGSVVATNVVCLGFITQYTKIVTKKSIEKFLAERFPQRFEASNLKAIKLGYDLAKKIEAAGESGALKEESYETEIDRI; encoded by the coding sequence ATCGAAGATAGATATGAGATTCGTCTATCAGGTTCGGGGGGACAAGGACTGATTACGGCAGGTGTTATTCTTGCCGAGGCTATCTCTGTGGGCGACAATAAGAATGCTGTTCACACTCAGTCATATGGCCCCGAAGCTCGCGGCGGCATGGCGCGTTGTGATGTAATTATTTCATCTAAGGAAATATATTTTCCTGAAGCTACAGAACTCGATCTTCTTTTGGCTTTGACACAACCATCGGCCAATGCCTATGCCAACCTTTTAAAACTTAATGGTTTGATGATTATCGATGCCGATAATGTGAAACAAAAACCCGAACACCCTTATATCGAGGTGCCTTTTGTGGAAATTGTAAGGGAAAAACTTGGTTCGGTTGTTGCTACCAATGTTGTGTGTTTGGGATTTATTACTCAATACACAAAGATAGTGACGAAGAAGTCCATAGAGAAATTCCTTGCCGAGAGATTTCCTCAAAGGTTCGAGGCTAGTAATCTCAAAGCGATTAAGCTTGGTTATGATCTGGCAAAGAAGATAGAAGCCGCCGGGGAATCGGGCGCTTTAAAAGAAGAATCCTATGAAACGGAGATCGACAGAATATAA
- a CDS encoding 2-oxoacid:ferredoxin oxidoreductase subunit beta, with the protein MELETISPYHDYLRIQKKFPTVWCPGCGIGAVMSAIIRAIHELGINKNNVALISGIGCSSRMPIYVDFNTLHTTHGRALPFATGIKMVRPDMKVIVVSGDGDALAIGGNHFIHACRRNIDISMILINNYIYGMTGGQVSPTTPLDSYAHTAPYGSIDPPFDAVKLASSAGATYVARGTNYHIVHTSKYIKKALTHKGFSMVEVISQCPVLYGRLNDFKNPVEMLNWQKEKGVNLKAWEKLSDEEKVDKFPVGEFVEDNTRAEYTTIYAEMSHQVREEATNVEE; encoded by the coding sequence ATGGAACTCGAAACAATAAGTCCATATCACGATTATTTGAGAATCCAGAAGAAATTTCCGACAGTCTGGTGTCCCGGTTGTGGAATAGGGGCTGTGATGAGTGCTATAATTCGTGCTATTCATGAATTAGGGATAAACAAGAACAACGTAGCACTCATAAGTGGCATAGGTTGTAGTTCTCGAATGCCGATCTATGTTGATTTCAACACACTTCATACCACGCACGGAAGGGCCTTGCCCTTCGCTACCGGAATAAAGATGGTGCGCCCGGACATGAAGGTGATTGTTGTTTCCGGAGATGGCGACGCGCTTGCCATAGGAGGCAATCATTTTATTCATGCATGCCGTAGAAATATCGATATCAGTATGATATTGATAAACAACTACATTTATGGTATGACCGGGGGGCAAGTCTCTCCCACTACTCCGCTTGATAGTTATGCTCATACAGCACCCTATGGGAGCATCGATCCTCCATTCGATGCTGTTAAGCTAGCATCCTCCGCTGGAGCTACCTATGTAGCGCGCGGAACGAATTATCATATCGTGCATACTTCGAAGTATATAAAGAAAGCCCTCACCCATAAAGGCTTCTCTATGGTCGAGGTTATTAGCCAGTGTCCTGTGCTTTACGGAAGATTGAATGATTTTAAAAATCCAGTAGAGATGCTGAATTGGCAAAAAGAAAAGGGCGTGAATCTTAAGGCTTGGGAAAAACTTAGCGATGAGGAAAAAGTTGATAAATTCCCGGTAGGCGAATTTGTCGAGGATAATACCAGAGCGGAATACACGACGATATATGCCGAAATGAGCCATCAAGTTAGAGAGGAGGCAACCAATGTCGAAGAATAA
- a CDS encoding 2-oxoacid:acceptor oxidoreductase subunit alpha, which translates to MANKTNKKGTPTFLQGNEAVVEAALAVGCSFFGGYPITPSTEIAEGCAEKLPLVGGAFIQMEDEIASIASIIGASLAGAKAMTATSGPGFSLMQENLGFAYISEIPIVIINVMRGGPSTGLPTKLSQSDVMQSRWGTHGDYTSIVISPSSVQEIYDLTIHAFNCSETFNTPVILLMDEMLGHMREKIVIPDLEDIKIKNRAYPSVPPEFYKPYSNTPSEISEFVAFGEGYRYNVTGLTHDEFGFPTSVPSEVEQMLTKLRKKIHAHRKEIIIYDEEYMDDALYAVVSYGSAARAAMSAVRKARARGIRVGLLKLKTLWPFPGRKVYQIAAKVKGILVAEMNMGQIIREVDRYAMGQCKVSGAFRYDGLVIEPEEIYEKLIELHNKK; encoded by the coding sequence ATGGCTAATAAAACAAATAAGAAAGGAACGCCGACCTTCCTTCAGGGGAATGAAGCTGTTGTCGAAGCTGCTCTTGCAGTGGGTTGCAGTTTCTTTGGGGGTTACCCTATAACGCCTTCCACGGAGATCGCTGAAGGTTGTGCCGAAAAACTTCCTCTTGTCGGTGGTGCGTTTATTCAAATGGAAGATGAGATAGCCTCCATTGCGTCGATAATCGGGGCCTCTCTAGCTGGCGCCAAGGCGATGACTGCTACATCCGGCCCGGGATTCAGCCTCATGCAAGAAAACTTGGGATTCGCCTATATCTCTGAAATCCCTATTGTTATAATTAATGTTATGCGTGGCGGGCCGAGCACAGGCCTTCCGACCAAGCTTTCTCAATCCGATGTTATGCAAAGTAGATGGGGAACTCACGGTGACTACACTTCAATCGTTATCTCGCCGAGTAGTGTGCAGGAGATATACGACCTCACTATTCACGCGTTTAATTGTTCGGAGACCTTCAACACTCCGGTGATTTTGCTCATGGATGAGATGCTCGGCCACATGCGCGAAAAAATTGTTATTCCCGATCTCGAGGATATTAAGATAAAGAATCGCGCTTATCCGAGCGTTCCACCTGAATTTTATAAGCCTTACAGCAACACTCCGAGTGAGATTAGCGAGTTTGTGGCTTTTGGTGAGGGTTACAGATATAATGTAACAGGTCTTACGCATGATGAATTTGGTTTTCCAACCTCTGTGCCTTCCGAGGTCGAGCAGATGTTGACCAAACTGCGCAAAAAGATTCACGCTCATCGTAAAGAAATAATTATTTACGATGAAGAATACATGGATGATGCGCTTTATGCGGTGGTTTCTTATGGTTCCGCTGCAAGAGCTGCCATGAGTGCTGTTAGGAAGGCACGAGCACGCGGGATACGCGTAGGCTTGCTTAAATTAAAGACTCTTTGGCCCTTCCCCGGAAGGAAAGTTTATCAGATCGCGGCGAAGGTTAAGGGTATTCTTGTTGCTGAAATGAACATGGGGCAAATCATTCGCGAGGTTGATCGTTATGCTATGGGGCAGTGTAAGGTCAGCGGCGCTTTTCGCTATGACGGTCTCGTTATTGAACCCGAAGAAATATATGAGAAGCTTATAGAGCTTCATAATAAGAAATAA